A region from the Arachis ipaensis cultivar K30076 chromosome B01, Araip1.1, whole genome shotgun sequence genome encodes:
- the LOC107616171 gene encoding lysM domain-containing GPI-anchored protein 2-like — MGKSALWVTTFTLVLTGFLTARAQAEANFKCSSNTNATCRALIDYSSQNATTLRDIQKLFNVKHLPDLLGANANTIPENASGSYSVAPKQVVRIPFPCTCSNGTGLSNHVPLYKIKPGDGLDEMALKGMALKMLCLRDEDCKTMTCTPGPKPCRKECFAGLCVCNC; from the exons ATGGGCAAATCGGCTCTTTGGGTCACCACATTCACCCTCGTGTTGACGGGCTTCCTGACGGCCCGGGCTCAGGCAGAGGCAAACTTCAAGTGCAGCAGCAATACAAACGCCACGTGTCGAGCTCTAATAGACTACTCTAGCCAGAATGCGACCACGCTCCGAGACATCCAGAAGCTGTTCAACGTGAAGCACCTCCCGGACCTATTGGGCGCAAACGCCAACACGATCCCGGAAAACGCGTCAGGCAGTTACAGCGTGGCGCCCAAGCAGGTAGTTAGGATTCCGTTTCCGTGCACGTGCAGTAACGGAACGGGGCTGTCGAACCACGTGCCGTTGTACAAGATCAAGCCTGGTGATGGCTTGGACGAAATGGCTCTCAAAG GTATGGCTCTGAAGATGTTATGTCTCAGAGATGAAGATTGCAAAACTATGACTTGTACCCCTGGCCCAAAGCCCTGCAGAAAGGAATGCTTTGCTGGACTTTGCGTTTGTAACTGCTAG